A window of Diadema setosum chromosome 2, eeDiaSeto1, whole genome shotgun sequence contains these coding sequences:
- the LOC140246309 gene encoding small nuclear ribonucleoprotein F, which produces MSAGMPLNPKPFLNGLTGKPVMVRLKWGMEYKGYLVSVDGYMNVQLASTEEYIDGTFTGNLGEVLIRCNNVMYIRGVEEEEEDGEMRE; this is translated from the exons ATGAGTGCG GGAATGCCTCTGAACCCTAAGCCATTTTTGAATGGTCTTACTGGCAAACCTGTAATGGTGAGACTCAAGTGGGGAATGGAGTACAAGGGCTACCTTGTGTCTGTTGATGGTTACATGAATGTACAG CTTGCAAGTACAGAAGAATACATTGATGGTACCTTCACAGGGAATCTTGGGGAAGTTCTAATCAG GTGCAACAATGTGATGTACATCCGAGGAgtggaagaagaggaggaagatggCGAGATGAGGGAATAG
- the LOC140246034 gene encoding probable imidazolonepropionase, which produces MASFKLCLRNARQVVQVCSEGESCLVGEAMKKVAVIQQDGDDGVDVIVDGEGRIADLGHSSAIQSKYGDCQFDQTVDCSNMCVIPGLIDGHTHPVWAGDRVHEFAMKLAGASYMDVHKAGGGIHFTVNHTRSASEDDLYGLLRSRLTSMLHCGTTTVECKSGYGLDVDTEVKMLRVLERARQELPIEISSTFCGAHAIPKGMTVEEATQDVIDVQLPRIKELMEKGELKVENIDVFCDKGIFEVEETRRILEAGTKMGMAINFHGDELHPVRAAELGAELKARAISHLEEISEPGMEAMAQAGSVAVLLPTTAYILRLKPPPARQMISKNVPIALGSDFNPNAYCLSMPLTMHLACVIFRMSLEEALVAATINAAKSLGRSQTHGSLEVGKVADMLVINAPRWEHFIYQMGCHQELLKTVIKGGAVVYSSDK; this is translated from the exons atGGCCAGCTTCAAACTGTGTCTGAGAAATGCGAGGCAGGTAGTGCAGGTGTGCAGTGAAGGTGAATCCTGCCTGGTTGGGGAAGCCATGAAGAAAGTGGCAGTCATTCAGCAGGATGGAGACGATGGTGTGGATGTCATTGTGGACGG GGAAGGTCGAATTGCTGATCTGGGCCACAGCAGTGCCATTCAGTCCAAATATGGAGACTGCCAGTTTGACCAGACTGTCGATTGTTCTAACATGTGTGTTATCCCTG GACTGATTGATGGTCACACTCATCCTGTGTGGGCAGGAGACAGAGTTCATGAGTTTGCCATGAAG CTGGCAGGAGCCTCCTACATGGATGTGCACAAGGCGGGAGGTGGCATCCACTTCACCGTCAACCACACCCGCAGCGCCTCGGAGGATGACCTCTACGGGCTGCTCCGGAGCAGGCTGACCAGCATGCTGCACTGTGGTACCACGACCGTGGAGTGCAAGAGTGGCTATGGGCTGGACGTTGACACAGAGGTCAAGATGCTACGGGTGCTGGAGAGAGCGAGACAGGAGCTTCCCATCGAGATATCCAGCACGTTCTGTGGGGCTCATGCCATTCCAAA GGGTATGACTGTAGAGGAGGCTACGCAAGATGTCATCGATGTTCAGTTACCGCGTATTAAAGAGTTGATGGAGAAGGGGGAGCTGAAGGTGGAGAACATTGATGTCTTTTGCGACAAGGGTATCTTTGAGGTGGAGGAAACCAGGAGGATACTGGAGGCGGGAACCAAGATGGGAATGGCAATCAATTTCCATGGCGACGAACTCCATCCTGTCAGAGCAGCAGAG CTTGGAGCAGAGCTGAAGGCCAGAGCCATCAGTCATCTTGAGGAGATCTCAGAACCAGGCATGGAGGCAATGGCTCAGGCGGGGTCAGTAGCCGTCCTCCTCCCCACCACGGCATACATCCTGAGGCTGAAACCCCCTCCAGCCAGGCAGATGATCAGCAAGAATGTACCCATTGCCCTCGGGTCAGATTTCAACCCCAATGCCTATTGTCTGTCCATG CCCCTGACGATGCATCTGGCATGTGTCATTTTCCGCATGTCCCTGGAGGAGGCGTTGGTGGCAGCAACCATCAATGCAGCCAAGTCCCTGGGCCGGTCACAGACTCACGGGTCGCTGGAGGTTGGAAAGGTCGCAGACATGCTTGTCATCAATGCCCCCAG ATGGGAGCACTTCATCTACCAGATGGGATGCCATCAGGAGTTGCTGAAGACTGTCATCAAAGGAGGAGCTGTAGTGTATTCCAGTGATAAGTAG
- the LOC140246035 gene encoding EF-hand calcium-binding domain-containing protein 10-like: MAAPREIEANEYLQNHKIMELFHNITGQLVFHRPDNPKAFMIDYIEKLKEGRTTQMNYPCLFDDTNIESVFGMLDPTKKGHITLEQYREAMATLGCENIDENPTGAESGRVTADIFAREVKMGLKKASATFKPTM, encoded by the exons ATGGCGGCACCGCGAGAGATCGAAGCAAATGAATACCTACAAAATCACAAGATTATGGAGCTTTTTCACAATATCACGGGGCAGCTTGTCTTCCACAGACCAG ACAATCCCAAGGCATTTATGATTGACTACATTGAAAAACTGAAAGAGGGGCGAACCACTCAGATGAACTAcccatgtttatttgatgacacaAACATCGAGTCAGTCTTTGGTATGCTGGATCCTACAAAGAAAGGCCATATCACACTTGAACAGTACAGAGAAG CAATGGCAACTCTAGGCTGTGAAAACATCGATGAAAATCCAACAGGAGCAGAAAGTGGTCGAGTGACAGCAGACATCTTTGCCAGAGAAGT GAAGATGGGATTGAAAAAAGCTTCAGCAACATTCAAACCAACAATGTAG